In one window of Streptomyces roseofulvus DNA:
- the guaA gene encoding glutamine-hydrolyzing GMP synthase encodes MSSASPAAAPDVTNPDVVLVVDFGAQYAQLIARRVREARVYSEIVPSTMPVAEMLAKNPKAIILSGGPSSVYAEGAPRLDRSLFEAGVPVFGMCYGFQLMATTLGGTVDNTGAREYGRTPLHVSKAGSTLFEGTPVEQSVWMSHGDACSAAPEGFTVTASTDVVPVAAFENDEKKLYGVQYHPEVLHSTHGQQILEHFLYRGAGIQPSWTTGNVIEEQVAAIRAQVGDKRAICGLSGGVDSAVAAALVQKAIGDQLTCVYVDHGLMRKGETEQVEKDFVAATGARLVVVDAEKRFLDALAGVSDPETKRKIIGREFIRVFEQAQLEILQEEGPEVAFLVQGTLYPDIVESGGGTGTANIKSHHNVGGLPEDIEFELVEPLRQLFKDEVRMVGQELGLPEEIVQRQPFPGPGLGIRIVGEVTKERLDLLREADAIAREELTAAGLDREIWQCPVVLLADVRSVGVQGDGRTYGHPIVLRPVSSEDAMTADWSRLPYEVLAKISTRITNEVADVNRVVLDVTSKPPGTIEWE; translated from the coding sequence GTGTCATCAGCGTCCCCCGCTGCCGCGCCCGACGTCACCAACCCGGACGTAGTCCTCGTTGTCGACTTCGGCGCCCAGTACGCCCAGCTCATCGCCCGTCGCGTCCGCGAGGCGCGGGTCTACAGCGAGATCGTCCCGTCCACCATGCCGGTGGCCGAGATGCTGGCCAAGAACCCGAAGGCGATCATCCTCTCCGGCGGTCCGTCCTCCGTGTACGCGGAGGGCGCCCCGCGCCTCGACCGGTCCCTCTTCGAGGCCGGCGTCCCCGTCTTCGGCATGTGCTACGGCTTCCAGCTGATGGCGACGACCCTCGGCGGCACCGTCGACAACACCGGCGCCCGCGAGTACGGTCGCACCCCGCTGCACGTCTCCAAGGCCGGCTCCACCCTCTTCGAGGGCACCCCGGTCGAGCAGTCCGTGTGGATGTCGCACGGCGACGCCTGCTCCGCCGCCCCCGAGGGCTTCACCGTCACCGCCTCCACCGACGTGGTCCCGGTCGCCGCCTTCGAGAACGACGAGAAGAAGCTCTACGGCGTCCAGTACCACCCCGAGGTGCTGCACTCCACCCACGGCCAGCAGATCCTGGAGCACTTCCTCTACCGCGGCGCCGGCATCCAGCCCTCCTGGACCACCGGCAACGTGATCGAGGAGCAGGTCGCGGCCATCCGCGCCCAGGTCGGCGACAAGCGCGCCATCTGCGGCCTCTCCGGCGGCGTCGACTCCGCCGTGGCCGCGGCCCTCGTCCAGAAGGCCATCGGCGACCAGCTGACCTGCGTCTACGTCGACCACGGCCTGATGCGCAAGGGCGAGACCGAGCAGGTCGAGAAGGACTTCGTCGCCGCGACCGGTGCCCGCCTGGTCGTCGTCGACGCGGAGAAGCGCTTCCTCGACGCCCTCGCCGGCGTCTCCGACCCGGAGACCAAGCGCAAGATCATCGGCCGCGAGTTCATCCGCGTCTTCGAGCAGGCGCAGCTGGAGATCCTCCAGGAGGAGGGCCCCGAGGTCGCCTTCCTCGTGCAGGGCACCCTCTACCCGGACATCGTCGAGTCCGGCGGCGGCACCGGCACCGCCAACATCAAGTCCCACCACAACGTGGGCGGCCTCCCCGAAGACATCGAGTTCGAGCTCGTCGAGCCGCTGCGGCAGCTCTTCAAGGACGAGGTCCGGATGGTCGGCCAGGAGCTCGGCCTGCCCGAGGAGATCGTCCAGCGGCAGCCCTTCCCCGGGCCCGGCCTCGGCATCCGCATCGTCGGCGAGGTCACCAAGGAGCGCCTGGACCTGCTCCGCGAGGCCGACGCCATCGCCCGCGAGGAGCTCACCGCCGCCGGCCTCGACCGCGAGATCTGGCAGTGCCCGGTCGTGCTGCTCGCCGACGTCCGCTCCGTCGGCGTCCAGGGCGACGGCCGCACCTACGGCCACCCGATCGTCCTGCGCCCGGTCTCCTCCGAGGACGCCATGACGGCCGACTGGTCCCGCCTGCCCTACGAGGTCCTCGCCAAGATCTCGACCCGCATCACCAACGAGGTCGCCGACGTCAACCGCGTCGTCCTCGACGTCACCAGCAAGCCCCCGGGCACCATCGAGTGGGAGTGA
- a CDS encoding class II aldolase/adducin family protein has product MTETPAPVPVDRLHFAMPPVHATAEEERAHRKQRLAGALRLFGRLGYEEGVSGHITVRDPEYDDCYWVNPFGAPFGDLTASDLVLANGEGQVVLGGQHVNQAAFTVHAAVHRARPDAVAVAHTHSTHGRALAALGELLDPLTQEACAFYQDHALYDAYTGVTVDAEEARRVAVALGPFKGIVLRNHGLLTVGSSVDAAAWWFIAMDRCARIQLAARAAGKPVLIDHKDAVATREQLGSDLVAWINYQPLWRRISRAEPELLS; this is encoded by the coding sequence ATGACCGAGACACCGGCCCCCGTCCCCGTCGACCGGCTCCACTTCGCCATGCCGCCCGTGCACGCGACGGCCGAGGAGGAACGCGCCCACCGCAAACAGCGGCTCGCCGGCGCGCTCCGGCTCTTCGGACGGCTCGGGTACGAGGAAGGCGTCTCCGGCCACATCACGGTCCGCGACCCCGAGTACGACGACTGCTACTGGGTGAACCCGTTCGGCGCGCCCTTCGGCGACCTCACCGCGAGCGACCTCGTCCTCGCCAACGGCGAGGGCCAGGTCGTCCTCGGCGGCCAGCACGTCAACCAGGCCGCCTTCACCGTCCACGCCGCCGTCCACCGCGCCCGCCCGGACGCGGTCGCCGTCGCCCACACCCACTCCACCCACGGCCGCGCCCTCGCCGCCCTCGGTGAACTCCTCGACCCCCTCACCCAGGAAGCCTGCGCCTTCTACCAGGACCACGCCCTCTACGACGCCTACACCGGCGTCACCGTCGACGCCGAGGAGGCCCGCCGCGTCGCCGTCGCCCTCGGCCCCTTCAAGGGCATCGTCCTGCGCAACCACGGCCTCCTCACCGTCGGCTCCTCCGTCGACGCCGCCGCCTGGTGGTTCATCGCCATGGACCGCTGCGCCCGCATCCAGCTCGCCGCCCGCGCCGCCGGCAAACCCGTCCTCATCGACCACAAGGACGCCGTCGCCACCCGCGAACAGCTCGGCAGCGACCTCGTCGCGTGGATCAACTACCAGCCGCTCTGGCGCAGGATCAGCCGAGCGGAGCCCGAACTCCTGTCGTAG
- a CDS encoding DoxX family protein yields MSAYQDRPGGPTLRDRTDAWKATASRYALLPLRIFLGVTFVYAGLDKLTDPAFLADTGTGSIGETMRGVRDSSALPWLVDLALNNPTGFGYALAFGEIAVGLGTLLGLFARVAALGGALISLSLWLTVSWQVNPYYLGNDLAYLIAWLPLLLAGAPVLSADRLLAERRRRP; encoded by the coding sequence ATGAGCGCGTACCAGGACCGCCCCGGCGGGCCGACCCTGCGAGACCGCACGGACGCCTGGAAGGCCACCGCCTCCCGCTACGCCCTGCTCCCGCTCCGGATCTTCCTCGGCGTCACCTTCGTCTACGCCGGCCTCGACAAACTCACCGACCCGGCCTTCCTCGCCGACACCGGCACCGGCTCCATCGGCGAGACCATGCGAGGCGTCCGTGACTCCTCGGCCCTCCCATGGCTCGTCGACCTCGCCCTCAACAACCCCACCGGCTTCGGCTACGCCCTCGCCTTCGGGGAGATCGCCGTCGGCCTCGGCACCCTCCTCGGGCTCTTCGCCCGGGTGGCCGCCCTCGGCGGCGCCCTCATCTCGCTGAGCCTCTGGCTCACCGTGAGCTGGCAGGTGAACCCCTACTACCTCGGCAACGACCTCGCCTATCTCATCGCCTGGCTGCCGCTGCTGCTCGCCGGCGCCCCGGTGCTCTCCGCCGACCGTCTTCTCGCCGAACGGCGCCGCAGGCCGTAG
- a CDS encoding PspC domain-containing protein, whose amino-acid sequence MTSSTPSRPTQHEAPPVAGDAPAAPPRRSRTSRVVGGVCGGLGRHFDMDPVIFRIVLAVLAVTGGIGLLFYGFAWLLIPLVGEDESEGRRLLTGRVSGSALAAILMALVGCGIFLSTLRTSSMVGFAVLLALVTAGAAYWSQRRHTAEEEAQGDPEARPKAPHVRVPVPPEAKAPPLTYVESQMMSWWRDPIVKDGSTGKVAFGYMWGPVGMVDAEGRVGGEVPKPGSRWGAPADPSRPEPSVRRSPYSIAGLVHLVALAAAVTGTALTWESQPLGVSLATGLAAALAVFGLGLVVSSFLGRTGFGTIFQVVVTAALLAGAVALPEKITTEWTRQTWTPAAVTAVAPRYDLGAGVGTLDLSRLSVPEGTTVRTAVDVGAGKLEVVVPEDVVVTLHAQVGLGDLQLPGQPADDIDIAPDRDETRTLNPPAGTEPAGTLDLSLEVGLGQVEVTRAAS is encoded by the coding sequence ATGACGAGTTCGACGCCTTCGCGGCCCACGCAGCACGAGGCCCCACCGGTGGCCGGGGACGCCCCCGCGGCTCCTCCGCGCCGTTCGCGGACGAGCCGAGTGGTCGGCGGCGTCTGCGGCGGTCTCGGCCGGCACTTCGACATGGATCCGGTGATCTTCCGGATCGTGCTCGCGGTGCTGGCGGTGACGGGCGGCATCGGTCTGCTCTTCTACGGCTTCGCGTGGCTGCTGATCCCGCTCGTGGGAGAGGACGAGAGCGAGGGCAGACGGCTGCTGACCGGCCGGGTGTCCGGGTCGGCGCTCGCGGCGATCCTGATGGCGCTGGTGGGCTGCGGGATCTTCCTGTCGACGCTGCGCACCAGCTCGATGGTGGGCTTCGCGGTGCTGCTGGCGCTGGTGACGGCCGGCGCCGCGTACTGGTCGCAGCGCCGGCACACCGCCGAGGAGGAGGCCCAGGGCGATCCGGAGGCGCGGCCGAAGGCCCCGCATGTGCGGGTCCCGGTGCCGCCGGAGGCGAAGGCGCCGCCGCTGACGTACGTCGAGAGCCAGATGATGTCGTGGTGGCGGGACCCGATCGTGAAGGACGGTTCGACCGGCAAGGTGGCCTTCGGCTACATGTGGGGGCCGGTCGGGATGGTCGACGCGGAGGGCCGGGTCGGCGGCGAGGTGCCGAAGCCCGGCAGCCGGTGGGGCGCGCCGGCGGATCCGTCGCGGCCGGAGCCGTCGGTGCGGCGCAGCCCGTACTCGATCGCGGGCCTCGTCCATCTCGTCGCGCTGGCCGCGGCGGTCACGGGTACGGCCCTGACGTGGGAGTCGCAGCCGCTGGGCGTCAGTCTGGCGACGGGGCTCGCGGCGGCGCTGGCCGTGTTCGGTCTGGGGCTGGTCGTCAGCAGCTTCCTGGGGCGCACCGGGTTCGGCACGATCTTCCAGGTGGTGGTGACGGCGGCGCTGCTGGCCGGCGCGGTGGCGCTGCCGGAGAAGATCACCACGGAGTGGACGCGCCAGACGTGGACGCCGGCCGCGGTGACCGCGGTGGCGCCCCGGTACGACCTGGGCGCGGGGGTGGGGACGCTGGACCTGTCCCGGCTGTCGGTGCCCGAGGGGACGACGGTGAGGACGGCGGTCGACGTGGGCGCGGGGAAGCTGGAGGTGGTCGTGCCGGAGGACGTGGTGGTGACGCTGCACGCCCAGGTGGGTCTCGGTGATCTGCAGCTGCCCGGGCAGCCGGCCGACGACATCGACATCGCCCCGGACCGCGACGAGACGCGGACGCTGAACCCGCCCGCCGGCACGGAGCCGGCGGGGACGCTGGACCTCTCTCTGGAGGTCGGTCTCGGACAGGTGGAGGTCACCCGTGCTGCTTCATGA
- a CDS encoding ATP-binding protein: MSATARVTDLDEPPVRRLYRSADGRWLGGVARGLAGHLGLPVAWVRAVFAVLVFTEGLGLLLYAIFWIVVPLGVGGRDKPLTVFERTEDGRRRLRKPDRGQILALVALAIGASVFIANLRIDGETGRYVWPAMLIGLGVVLVWRQADNARRDTWTGRAVTHGRGFHLVRGLVGVALVGTGLAVFVVVRGSVAQIGTALTAAVAVLTGIALLAGPWLIRMSQDLTAERTLRIRAQERAEVAAHVHDSVLHTLTLIQRNADDAGEVRRLARAQERELRNWLYKPEGTGGDEEPTTLAEAVKRAAAEVEDKHGVPLEVVVVGDCPLDEKLVAQMKAAREAMVNAAKYGGEGGAVQVYAEVEGRTVFVSVRDRGPGFDLDEVPEDRMGVRESIIGRMQRNGGTARLRAVPGGGTEVELEMERADG; the protein is encoded by the coding sequence ATGTCCGCAACCGCTCGTGTCACCGACCTCGACGAACCGCCCGTGCGCAGGCTCTACCGCAGCGCCGACGGGCGGTGGCTCGGCGGTGTCGCCCGCGGTCTCGCCGGACACCTCGGCCTGCCCGTCGCCTGGGTCCGCGCCGTCTTCGCGGTGCTCGTGTTCACCGAGGGCCTCGGGCTGCTGCTCTACGCGATCTTCTGGATCGTCGTCCCGCTCGGCGTCGGCGGCCGGGACAAGCCCCTCACCGTCTTCGAGCGCACCGAGGACGGCAGACGCCGGCTCCGCAAACCCGACCGCGGCCAGATCCTCGCCCTCGTCGCCCTCGCGATCGGCGCGTCCGTCTTCATCGCGAACCTGAGGATCGACGGCGAGACCGGCCGGTACGTGTGGCCGGCGATGCTCATCGGCCTCGGTGTCGTCCTGGTGTGGCGGCAGGCCGACAACGCCCGCCGCGACACCTGGACCGGACGGGCGGTCACCCACGGGCGCGGCTTCCACCTCGTGCGGGGGCTCGTCGGCGTGGCCCTGGTCGGCACCGGCCTCGCCGTCTTCGTCGTGGTGCGCGGCTCCGTCGCCCAGATCGGCACCGCGCTGACCGCCGCCGTCGCCGTCCTCACCGGCATAGCGCTGCTCGCCGGCCCGTGGCTGATACGGATGTCGCAGGACCTCACCGCGGAGCGGACCCTGCGCATCCGCGCCCAGGAGCGGGCCGAGGTCGCCGCCCACGTCCACGACTCCGTGCTGCACACCCTCACCCTGATCCAGCGCAACGCGGACGACGCCGGAGAGGTCCGCAGGCTCGCCCGAGCCCAGGAGCGGGAGCTGCGGAACTGGCTGTACAAGCCGGAGGGCACCGGCGGGGACGAGGAGCCGACGACCCTCGCCGAGGCGGTGAAGCGGGCCGCCGCCGAGGTCGAGGACAAGCACGGGGTGCCGCTGGAGGTCGTGGTGGTCGGCGACTGCCCCCTCGACGAGAAGCTGGTCGCGCAGATGAAGGCCGCGCGCGAGGCGATGGTCAACGCCGCGAAGTACGGTGGCGAGGGCGGGGCGGTCCAGGTGTACGCGGAGGTGGAGGGGCGCACGGTCTTCGTGTCGGTGCGCGACCGCGGCCCCGGATTCGACCTGGACGAGGTCCCCGAGGACAGAATGGGCGTACGAGAATCGATCATCGGCCGCATGCAGCGCAACGGCGGCACGGCCCGGCTGCGGGCCGTGCCGGGCGGGGGCACCGAGGTCGAGCTGGAGATGGAGAGGGCGGACGGATGA
- a CDS encoding response regulator transcription factor, with amino-acid sequence MSDETGATTGADGATGPGAAGGPGRRVRVVLVDDHRMFRTGVQAEIGRTDITGVEVVGEAADVDQAVSVITATRPEVVLLDVHLPGGGGVEVLRRCAAVMAAAEDPVRFLALSVSDAAEDVIGVIRGGARGYVTKTITGDDLVDSIFRVQEGDAVFSPRLAGFVLDAFASTDAPPVDEDLDRLTQREREVLRLIARGYAYKEVAKQLYISVKTVESHVSAVLRKLQLSNRHELTRWAAARRLV; translated from the coding sequence ATGAGCGACGAGACCGGGGCGACGACCGGGGCCGACGGGGCGACGGGGCCGGGTGCGGCGGGCGGGCCCGGCCGACGGGTGCGGGTCGTCCTCGTCGACGACCACCGCATGTTCCGTACCGGGGTGCAGGCCGAGATCGGCCGGACCGACATCACCGGGGTCGAGGTCGTCGGCGAGGCCGCCGACGTCGACCAGGCCGTCAGCGTGATCACCGCGACCCGGCCGGAGGTCGTCCTCCTCGACGTGCACCTGCCCGGCGGCGGAGGGGTCGAGGTGCTGCGCCGCTGCGCCGCCGTGATGGCGGCCGCCGAGGATCCGGTCCGCTTCCTCGCGCTCTCCGTCTCGGACGCGGCGGAGGACGTGATCGGCGTGATCCGGGGCGGCGCCCGCGGCTACGTCACCAAGACGATCACCGGCGACGACCTGGTGGACTCGATCTTCCGGGTCCAGGAGGGCGACGCCGTCTTCTCGCCGCGCCTGGCCGGCTTCGTCCTGGACGCCTTCGCCTCCACCGACGCGCCCCCGGTGGACGAGGACCTGGACCGGCTGACCCAGCGGGAGCGCGAGGTGCTGCGGCTGATCGCCCGCGGCTACGCGTACAAGGAGGTCGCCAAGCAGCTCTACATCTCGGTGAAGACCGTCGAGTCGCACGTCTCCGCGGTGCTCCGCAAGCTCCAGCTCTCCAACCGGCACGAGCTGACCCGCTGGGCCGCCGCGCGCCGGCTGGTCTGA
- a CDS encoding C40 family peptidase has translation MAAHRKPRPAPLGRPAARTAATLALASAATATLFEGAGHADPARPDRTPAQVRAEVDRLYQEAEAATERYNGAKEQADVARTSFDELRDEAARRTERLNTARRSLGAVAAAQYRSGGLDPAVQLALTSDPDQYLERAALAEKAGDRQAAAVTAVRRELAALAQLRAESAGRLTALRGHEAELRRQKATVLGKLTAARELLARLTAEERARYEAAVAARTTAPATTTATARPGTPGTATGATGSLARADRASGDRAPVAAPTGRASAAISFARAQLGKPYVWGATGPSAYDCSGLTQAAWRAAGVSLPRTTYTQINAGRRVSRSELAPGDLVFFYSGISHVGLYIGGGQMIHAPRPGAPIRIAPIDEMPFAGATRVA, from the coding sequence GTGGCAGCTCACCGAAAACCCCGGCCGGCCCCGCTCGGCCGCCCCGCGGCCCGCACGGCCGCCACGCTCGCCCTGGCCTCGGCCGCCACCGCCACCCTCTTCGAGGGCGCGGGCCACGCCGACCCGGCCCGCCCCGACCGCACCCCCGCCCAGGTCAGGGCCGAGGTCGACCGGCTCTACCAGGAGGCCGAGGCCGCGACCGAGCGGTACAACGGCGCGAAGGAACAGGCCGACGTCGCCCGCACCTCCTTCGACGAGCTCCGCGACGAGGCCGCCCGCCGCACCGAGCGGCTGAACACGGCCCGCCGGAGCCTCGGCGCCGTCGCCGCCGCCCAGTACCGCTCCGGCGGACTCGACCCGGCCGTCCAGCTCGCCCTCACCTCGGACCCCGACCAGTACCTGGAGCGGGCCGCCCTCGCCGAGAAGGCCGGCGACCGGCAGGCCGCCGCCGTCACCGCCGTACGCCGCGAACTCGCCGCCCTGGCCCAACTGCGCGCCGAGTCCGCCGGCCGGCTCACCGCGCTGCGCGGCCACGAGGCCGAGCTGCGCCGCCAGAAAGCCACCGTCCTCGGCAAGCTCACCGCCGCGCGGGAACTCCTCGCCCGGCTCACCGCCGAGGAGCGGGCCCGGTACGAGGCGGCCGTCGCCGCCCGCACGACCGCGCCAGCCACGACGACCGCCACCGCCCGCCCCGGCACCCCGGGCACCGCCACCGGCGCCACCGGCTCCCTCGCCCGCGCGGACCGTGCCTCCGGCGACCGGGCCCCGGTGGCCGCCCCCACCGGCCGCGCCTCCGCCGCCATCTCCTTCGCCCGCGCCCAGCTCGGCAAGCCGTACGTCTGGGGCGCCACCGGCCCCTCGGCGTACGACTGCTCGGGACTCACCCAGGCCGCCTGGCGCGCCGCCGGGGTCTCCCTGCCGCGCACCACGTACACCCAGATCAACGCCGGGCGCCGGGTCTCCCGCTCCGAGCTGGCCCCGGGCGACCTGGTCTTCTTCTACTCCGGGATCAGCCACGTGGGCCTCTACATCGGCGGCGGCCAGATGATCCACGCGCCCCGGCCGGGCGCCCCGATCCGGATCGCGCCGATCGACGAGATGCCGTTCGCGGGCGCCACCCGGGTCGCCTGA
- the pcrA gene encoding DNA helicase PcrA, translating into MSSLFDDSFLAGLQSHSPEDVPPPPEDDEHGAPAAEEVPHDLFGEHFDAPPPRDPYYRDGAHRPAVDPAALLEGLNEQQRAAVVHTGSPLLIVAGAGSGKTRVLTHRIAHLLGTRHVHPGQILAITFTNKAAGEMKERVEQLVGPRAAAMWVMTFHSACVRILRRESKRLGFTSSFSIYDAADSKRLMALVCRDLDLDPKKFPPKSFSAKISNLKNELIDEESFADQAADGFEKTLAEAYRMYQARLREANALDFDDIIMTTVHLLQAFPDVAEHYRRRFRHVLVDEYQDTNHAQYTLVRELVGTGYEDLGPAELCVVGDADQSIYAFRGATIRNILQFEEDYPDATTILLEQNYRSTQTILSAANAVIERNESRRPKNLWTNAGAGAQITGYVADTEHDEAQFVADEIDRLTDKGEAKAGDVAVFYRTNAQSRVFEEIFIRVGLPYKVVGGVRFYERKEVRDVLAYLRVLANPEDNVPLRRILNVPKRGIGERAEAMIDALSLREKITFPQALKRVDEAYGMAARSANAVKRFNALMDELRTIAESGAGPAVVLEAVLERTGYLAELQASTDPQDETRIENLQELAAVALEFEQERGEEEGAGTLAEFLEKVALVADSDQIPDEDEEGSGVITLMTLHTAKGLEFPVVFLTGMEDGVFPHMRALGQTKELEEERRLAYVGITRARERLYLTRSSMRSAWGQPSYNPASRFLEEIPPAYLEWKRTGPVAKPAGPTSGIASSLTSSLSSSRARSGPSGFATRRAGTEKPVVALTVGDRVTHDQFGLGTVLAVTGGGSDAQATIDFGDEKPKRLLLRYAPVEKL; encoded by the coding sequence ATGAGCAGCCTCTTTGACGACAGCTTCCTGGCCGGCCTCCAGTCCCACTCCCCGGAGGACGTGCCGCCCCCGCCCGAGGACGACGAGCACGGCGCCCCGGCCGCGGAGGAGGTCCCGCACGACCTGTTCGGGGAGCACTTCGACGCGCCCCCGCCCCGCGACCCGTACTACCGCGACGGCGCCCACCGCCCCGCCGTCGACCCGGCCGCCCTCCTCGAGGGGCTGAACGAGCAGCAGCGCGCCGCCGTCGTCCACACCGGCTCCCCGCTGCTCATCGTGGCCGGCGCCGGCTCCGGCAAGACCCGGGTCCTCACCCACCGCATCGCCCACCTCCTGGGCACGCGGCACGTGCACCCGGGCCAGATACTGGCGATCACCTTCACCAACAAGGCCGCCGGCGAGATGAAGGAGCGCGTCGAGCAGCTGGTCGGCCCGCGGGCCGCCGCGATGTGGGTGATGACCTTCCACAGCGCCTGCGTCCGCATCCTGCGCCGCGAGTCGAAGCGGCTCGGCTTCACCTCGTCCTTCTCGATCTACGACGCCGCCGACTCCAAGCGCCTGATGGCGCTGGTCTGCCGTGACCTGGACCTCGACCCGAAGAAGTTCCCGCCGAAGTCCTTCAGCGCCAAGATCTCCAACCTGAAGAACGAGCTGATCGACGAGGAGTCCTTCGCCGACCAGGCCGCCGACGGCTTCGAGAAGACCCTCGCCGAGGCGTACCGGATGTACCAGGCGCGCCTGCGCGAGGCGAACGCCCTGGACTTCGACGACATCATCATGACGACGGTGCACCTGCTCCAGGCGTTCCCGGACGTCGCCGAGCACTACCGCCGCCGCTTCCGGCACGTCCTCGTCGACGAGTACCAGGACACCAACCACGCCCAGTACACCCTCGTCCGCGAGCTGGTCGGCACCGGCTACGAGGACCTCGGCCCGGCCGAGCTGTGCGTGGTCGGCGACGCCGACCAGTCGATCTACGCCTTCCGCGGCGCCACCATCCGCAACATCCTCCAGTTCGAGGAGGACTACCCGGACGCGACGACGATCCTGCTGGAGCAGAACTACCGCTCCACCCAGACGATCCTCTCCGCGGCCAACGCGGTCATCGAGCGCAACGAGTCCCGCCGCCCCAAGAACCTGTGGACCAACGCGGGCGCCGGCGCGCAGATCACCGGCTACGTCGCGGACACCGAGCACGACGAGGCCCAGTTCGTCGCCGACGAGATCGACCGGCTGACGGACAAGGGCGAGGCGAAGGCCGGCGACGTGGCGGTCTTCTACCGGACCAACGCCCAGTCCCGCGTCTTCGAGGAGATCTTCATCCGCGTCGGCCTGCCCTACAAGGTCGTCGGCGGGGTGCGCTTCTACGAGCGCAAGGAGGTCCGGGACGTCCTCGCCTACCTGCGCGTCCTCGCCAACCCCGAGGACAACGTGCCGCTGCGCCGGATCCTCAACGTGCCGAAGCGCGGCATCGGCGAGCGCGCCGAGGCGATGATCGACGCCCTCTCGCTGCGCGAGAAGATCACCTTCCCGCAGGCCCTCAAGCGGGTCGACGAGGCGTACGGCATGGCCGCCCGCTCGGCCAACGCCGTGAAGCGGTTCAACGCGCTCATGGACGAGCTGCGCACCATCGCCGAGTCCGGCGCGGGTCCCGCCGTCGTCCTGGAGGCCGTCCTGGAGCGGACCGGCTATCTGGCCGAGCTCCAGGCGTCGACGGACCCGCAGGACGAGACCCGGATCGAGAACCTGCAGGAACTCGCGGCCGTGGCCCTGGAGTTCGAGCAGGAGCGCGGCGAGGAGGAGGGGGCGGGGACGCTCGCCGAGTTCCTGGAGAAGGTCGCGCTCGTCGCCGACTCCGACCAGATCCCGGACGAGGACGAGGAGGGCTCCGGCGTCATCACGCTGATGACCCTGCACACCGCGAAGGGCCTGGAGTTCCCGGTGGTCTTCCTCACCGGCATGGAGGACGGCGTCTTCCCGCACATGCGGGCCCTCGGCCAGACCAAGGAGCTGGAGGAGGAGCGGCGCCTGGCGTACGTGGGCATCACCCGCGCCCGCGAGCGGCTGTACCTGACCCGTTCGTCGATGCGCAGCGCCTGGGGCCAGCCCTCGTACAACCCGGCCTCCCGCTTCCTGGAGGAGATCCCGCCCGCGTACCTGGAGTGGAAGCGGACGGGGCCGGTGGCGAAGCCGGCGGGTCCGACCTCGGGGATCGCCTCCTCGCTGACGTCCTCGCTCTCCTCGTCGCGCGCCCGCTCCGGCCCGTCCGGGTTCGCGACGCGCCGCGCGGGCACGGAGAAGCCGGTGGTCGCGCTGACGGTCGGCGACCGGGTGACCCACGACCAGTTCGGGCTCGGCACCGTCCTCGCGGTGACGGGCGGCGGCTCGGACGCCCAGGCGACGATCGACTTCGGCGACGAGAAGCCGAAGCGGCTGCTGCTGCGGTACGCGCCGGTCGAGAAGCTGTAG